From the Erpetoichthys calabaricus chromosome 12, fErpCal1.3, whole genome shotgun sequence genome, the window ttttctttacacagagtaccatagacacatggaacaagtgaccaagtagtgttgtagacagtaagactttagagactttcaaaactagacctgatgttggtctgaatggcatgttctggtctagattgttctaatttatAACACAGAATGGTGGCTTAGCAGTTGTCACGCAGCTGACATCACACGACACAACTTCTCAAAAACACATCCTGTGTCATGCTTGTCATTACACTTTAGAAGATGTCCCATTTGATCAGTGGGAGGACTTTCTCCTTTGGCTTATCGAGATGACTGTGCAGCTTAATATGCTGAAGGCTATCAGTTTGTGACTGAGGAGTGGCGTTCAGCTGGCAGTAGCACGGAGGAAATTCCCAGACTGAGACTCAAGCCTGTGGTTTACTAAACAGAGAGGACTAATTCTTCTCTATCAGTGTGagcattgctttatttttaagactgtcTGTTTCTCTTCAACATGACTCCACTCATACAATGAATGTCTGCTTTAACTAAAGAACACAATGAGCTCTGACCTCATTAAAATGGCTTCTCTTTGATTTTCAACCCCTAGCCCTCCTTTTCTTCTACTCAGAATTTAGTTGGGCAACATTTTTTGTCTGCATTTCATCTCCAATCACAGGAGGTCTTCTCAGATTCCTGGTTCTGGGCTTATTACTTCACTTTATTTCATTTGAAAGTGGCCTTCTGTGTCTTCAAGTTCTGCTCAGCCCCACATTCTTTTTACAGGTTTATTTAAATGAacagaatgacacacacacacacacatttccttCAGTCCTGTAATACTTTGTATAGAGGAGCACTACAGCTTCATTACCATGATGcttgagaaaaaatattttttggattttgaatCAGCTGATTTCAAACCATTAGTTTGTGAAACTTTCTCCTGTTAATGATAATGTTTTACGATTGAAACTGCTGGATTAGCTTATCATTGCTGTTGTGCACTAAATAATTACATCTTGTCAATCCTCTTTCTGAACTGAATATTTACGTAAAGttgtgcatttctgtttttttgcagaTCTCCAAGAAAGTGGAAGCTTGTCCCCATCTTCACTTCTTCAAAGCTCACTTCACCGTAGACCACAgcaaaatgaaattttggaaGAGCTGGCACCTGGATCAGAGATTTTGTTACTAGCCTCATTGCCGTTCAGTGTACAGCCTCCTATAACGATAACAAATGTAGACTCAATTAAAACTCCACCACGGATATGTGATACAGATTCTGCAGATTTGGAGGTCTGCCAGGAGTGGAGGAAAACCTTGAAACAGAAATCTAAACCTAAAAGTAAGGTGACTGATACAAgacagaagccatattgttgttctgaatgtggcaaacgatttttgCGAAGGAGTGGTCTACATATACATttaagaattcacactggggagaaaccatattgctgttccgAATGTGGCATAAGATTCACTGATAAGAGTGGGCTTAAAAGCCACATGACTActcacactggggagaagccatattgttgcatagaatgtggcaaacagttttcacagatGACCAATCTTCGGTCTCACCAAAGAGTTCACACAGGggagaaaccatactgctgttctgaatgtggcaagcgatttTCTCAAATGAGCAGCCTATGTAAACATTTGAGAACCCACACtcaagagaagccatattgctgttctgaatgtggcaaccGATACGCCAGCAGGAGCAGTCTTCAGATCCACACACAATTTCATACAGGAGAAAGACCATATTCTTGTTCCGAATGTGGGAAGCAATTCTACAGTAGTAGCAACCTTCAgaaacacacaagaattcacagcggagagaaaccttattgctgttctgattgtGGTAAGCGATTCTCACACAAAAGTAACCTAAATAAACACAcgaaaattcacactggagagaagccttattgctgttctgaatgtaacAAATGTTTTTCGCAAATGAACACTCTAAATAAACATGCAAGAACTCACACTGGTGAGAAGCCGtactgctgttcagaatgtggcaagagATTTTCACAGACAAGTAGCCTAAATAAACACAGaagaattcacacgggagagaagccatactgctgtttAGAATGTGGCCAGCGATACGTCACCAGTTCCAGACTTCAGAATCatgcaagaattcacactggagaaaagccatatgcctgttctgaatgtgggaaactcttctctagCAGTTCCAATCTTAAGGCTCATGAAAGAAATCACAGTGGagtgaaaccatattgctgttcagaatgtggcaaaagatttacACAAATGGGCAACCTAAATaaacacacaagaattcatactggagagaagccatattgctgttcagaatgtgggaaACAGTTCACGCGAAGTGACGCTCTCCAGagccacacaagaattcacactggagagaaggcaACGAGGCAAGAATAGGAGGTGAAGAAAGGCAAGACTTAGGAATCAACCTATTTTCTGGTTAGAAGGCTTCTGATGGTAGAAGGATTTTATGCACAAAGTCCGAACAAAATAGCTGGATTGCTCCAttgaaaaatacacagaaaatacaACCTGCCTGCGCCACAAAGACAGTGGGAGCAGACTCCAGACAGAGTCACACAATATGAGGTGGGATGGCAATTCCAACTGACAGAGAAGTAGAGGCCAGGAAAGCAGACATCATGATTGAGATCTCTGCAAACGGTTGCATTATTGGAGTATCCATCACAAGGGACTCCTTGATACTGAGAATGCAGAGACAAGAAGTaacaaaatatcaagaactccaaTTTGAAATAAGCCAGTTGTGCAGCAgaacaactgaaatgtttcaaagtgTTGCTGGGATCAATGGGACTAATTCATCTACCAATCAATGtaactgtatataaaagccaaacgGCAGTATTAGTTTGTACAAATCAGGTGCTACACAGAGTCCTGTCagccaattaaataaaataaataatagtaataatagtagtacTAGAAGTGGTGTAAATATCACCTTCACTCCTGTCCTGACTCTAAGCACAGAAAGCCTTTCTTCAGACATGAAACTTGGAAAAgtaattgaaattttaaaaatgggtaAGATTACATGTACAGTGACAAACATGCTGCTGTGCAACCTCGTGGAGTTTGGAAATGTACCCTGGATGGCTTAAAAGGGGCAAACTAAAACAGAGGAGCCGGCACACAGTTTGGTTCAAGGCATTGATAGAACAACAGATGTTTTACCAACCATAGCTAGAGTCATATCTGGTAGCCGTTTGCCAAGTCCTGATGGCCGATGGATTATACAGTGAGAGACGCAACAAAGTTATCAgatggaaaatatattttaaaaatgtacaacacTGCAGTATGAGATGGGGGTTTGCTTTGCTGACATCCATAGAGTGTACTGCGTGCCGACGTCATTCTTGCCGGTGGATTGTACTAAGAGTTTGGTGCTGTGCTTTGTCTATgtgtgaaaattaattaaaatacacaatttgCTCCTAAAACTTC encodes:
- the LOC127529869 gene encoding gastrula zinc finger protein XlCGF57.1-like, yielding MKNIKEEDCDWESGQLQAKPEDCEWRLVVIEEETEPTSHTGDFNKREELNSVKAEDVKSESVCQLVCPDEKGTGAGWTESGPPCVQVKTEAVDCDEKASCPRHCGEDLQESGSLSPSSLLQSSLHRRPQQNEILEELAPGSEILLLASLPFSVQPPITITNVDSIKTPPRICDTDSADLEVCQEWRKTLKQKSKPKSKVTDTRQKPYCCSECGKRFLRRSGLHIHLRIHTGEKPYCCSECGIRFTDKSGLKSHMTTHTGEKPYCCIECGKQFSQMTNLRSHQRVHTGEKPYCCSECGKRFSQMSSLCKHLRTHTQEKPYCCSECGNRYASRSSLQIHTQFHTGERPYSCSECGKQFYSSSNLQKHTRIHSGEKPYCCSDCGKRFSHKSNLNKHTKIHTGEKPYCCSECNKCFSQMNTLNKHARTHTGEKPYCCSECGKRFSQTSSLNKHRRIHTGEKPYCCLECGQRYVTSSRLQNHARIHTGEKPYACSECGKLFSSSSNLKAHERNHSGVKPYCCSECGKRFTQMGNLNKHTRIHTGEKPYCCSECGKQFTRSDALQSHTRIHTGEKATRQE